The genomic DNA CCACTGGCTCAACAGCTCACCAAGCCGGTCGCCCACGTTGCCGCCAGCCCAGGCCCCGGCCAGTCCACCGCCGATGCCGCCGACCGCCGCGCCGATGGCCGTGCCGAGTCCCGGCACGATGCTGCCCAGGGCCGCTCCCAACTGTGCCCCGGCCACGGCTCCGCCCCAGCCGCCCAACCCGCTGCCCACTGCACCGCCGCTGGCCTGGATTTTTTGCCCGGTCGACAGCTCGTCGTCTGTCCAGGCGTTGTAGAGACCGTACCCCGTGCCAGCCAGCGCCAGCGCGCCCCCGGCGCGACCGGCCCACTTGCCAGCGCCGGATATGGCACCGCTCAATCGCGCCCCACGACTGGCCACTGAACGACCGGTTTTGGTCGAGCCGCCGCCCATCTCGCCCGGCAGCAGCGACATCTTGGAATTGACCACGTACACGGGCAGCGGCAGCTTCATGCCACCCAGGCCAGCCGCCCCAGCGGCTCCGGCCAGCCCGCCGCCCCGGCCAAACAGGGACCGCACCCCGGTATACGCCTTGCGGGCCATGACCAGTGCGCCCAAGCCAGCCGCCCCATAGCCGAGCACGGACATGGCCGTGTCCGCGCCCTCCGAGCCCAGGGTGTCCAGCGCGCTGGCCACGGCCCTGATAGGCGTGGCCAGATTGCTGTCCGCAAACTTCGACCACGCTGTGTACAGGGATGTCAGAGCTGCAGAGGCATCCTTGGCGGCGCGTGCTGAGTCAGACAGAGACGTTGTCCCGTCTCCCTGGACCTCCATGAACTTCTGCAGGTTGTCTAGCGACCCGGTCCGTTTGAATTCACCTGCAGCCTGGTTGAATGCCCTGATTGCCTCGGCGTCGAAAATCTTGGCCAGAGCGCGGGTGGAGCCATCGGCCTTTTTGATGACCTCTTCCATGATCTCGTTGACGGGGCGCAAAATATCGTCATCACCCCAGACCTTGACGCCTAACCGGGCAAGGTCTTTCAGCTTGCGCGGGTCCGTCATGGTGCGCATCACTGCCTCGAACGCAGTAGCCGCCTGCTCTGACGAACCTGTACCCATACGGATCATCTGGAGGGCCGCACCCATCTCGCGCAGAGCTTGCGCGCCGGTTCGCCCTGTCGCGGTATAGGCCGTGATCACACGAGGGCCAAGCGCGGCGAGATTCTGCATGGTGAACGCACCCATCTTGCCCTGCTCGTTCAAAGTGTCGAACGCCTCCAACACCTCCCGAGAAGAGGCAATGCCCATCTTCTGGAACTCGGCAAAGAGCTCGCCGATGCTGGCACCAGCCGCCCCGGCCGCCTGGATGGCCACGCCGATGTTGCGCACGTTCTCTTCCGCAAACTTGAGATCACCGGTTTTCTCGACAATGGCCTCGATGGCCGAGGTGATCTCACCGGGATCCACCCGGATGTCCGACATCTGGGCCGTCTCGTAGATGCTGCGCTTGAGCTCGTCCATCTGCGCGGCTGACGCTGACGCCTGGATGCCCAGGCGGGTGAAACGCGTTTGCAGACCCATGACCATCCTGGCTGTGCCCGCGCCTGCCGCGCCCGTTATCAGGGCGGTGTAGCGGTTGCCCAGGGCGTCGAGCCCACGCCCGGCGCTGGCCGCCGCGCTGCGCAGTCCGGCAAAGGCACGGGATCCACGCTGGCTCATGGAGGCCATGGCGTCGCCGTAGCGTTTGGCGCTGGCCGCCAGGTTGCCGGCCAGGTCGAGGGATATGGAGGTGCGCAGGTTGCTCATCAGGGACTCACTTCAGGTGATTGAGATAGCGGATCAGCCGCCGCAGCGGCAGGCCGAGAATCTCCGCCTCGGCCCACCGGGTGCGGCTGGCCAGGGTCAGCACGAGCCGCTCCAGGTCATTCGTGCGCCCCATCAGATCGCCCCCGGTCCGCCCCCTGGCGGGCCAGGGCCATGGCCACGGCGGCGTCCAGCCGGTCGGCCTCGGCCTGGATCATGCCGAGATCGTGGGGTGTCAGCCGCTTGAGCTCCTTGAGGGATATCGGCCCCTGCACGTTGCCTATGCTCACTATCTGGCGACGCAGGACACCAAGGCCAAGGAGCGTGGGGCTGGCCACCAGGGCCGGACCGCCCGGCGTGTGCACCAGCTTCTCGGCCTCCTCCTGGGCCTCGATGATGTCGCCCGCGCGCACCTCGCGCAGGGTGACATCGCGCAGGAACTCGTCGCCCACGGGCAGGCCGGTGACCAGGGGGAAGGTGATGTTGTCGGCCATGCTAGGCCCCCTCGTCGCAGCTGATAGCGGACATCTTGAGGCCCACGGTGCCGTCCTTGACGTTGAGCGAGGGCACGTCGGTGACAAACGCCTCGCGCAGGACAAAGACCGCGCCCGTGTCGGTCTCGAACATGACCGTGGCCGAGGTGATCGCGCCCAGCGCCTTCAGGGACAGGTCGGCGGTGTGGAAGACCTGGCACTCCAGCTCGGGGGCCTGGGTCTCCTCCTTGTAACCGTGGACCTTGCCGTTGCCGACCTGCGCCTCGCGCTTCTCGCCGCCGGGGTTGAGGGTGGCGCCGTCCTGCGTGCGCAGTTCGGTGCCGTCCACACGGATGATTGCCTTGCCGGTGACTTGCATGATGGATTCTCCTTAGATGATGAACTGGATCTGCTCGGCGAGGATGCGGAGCTGGTTGACCAGGTTGGGCGGGGACAGGACGTCCACACGGTTGCGATCGTCCGCGTTGCGCTCCACGAGCAGATCGGCCTTGTACTGGTCGAAATCCTCCACGAGCCCTTTCTCCTCCAGCTCGCGGAACAGGGCGAGCAGCTCGGCCCGGACGATGGACGGGGTGACGATGGCCTGGCCCGGTCCGAACCGGGTGCCGTCGTCGGCCAGCTTGTGGCGCGGGAACTTGCTGGTGATGCGCACGCGG from Pseudodesulfovibrio aespoeensis Aspo-2 includes the following:
- a CDS encoding phage tail tape measure protein; amino-acid sequence: MSNLRTSISLDLAGNLAASAKRYGDAMASMSQRGSRAFAGLRSAAASAGRGLDALGNRYTALITGAAGAGTARMVMGLQTRFTRLGIQASASAAQMDELKRSIYETAQMSDIRVDPGEITSAIEAIVEKTGDLKFAEENVRNIGVAIQAAGAAGASIGELFAEFQKMGIASSREVLEAFDTLNEQGKMGAFTMQNLAALGPRVITAYTATGRTGAQALREMGAALQMIRMGTGSSEQAATAFEAVMRTMTDPRKLKDLARLGVKVWGDDDILRPVNEIMEEVIKKADGSTRALAKIFDAEAIRAFNQAAGEFKRTGSLDNLQKFMEVQGDGTTSLSDSARAAKDASAALTSLYTAWSKFADSNLATPIRAVASALDTLGSEGADTAMSVLGYGAAGLGALVMARKAYTGVRSLFGRGGGLAGAAGAAGLGGMKLPLPVYVVNSKMSLLPGEMGGGSTKTGRSVASRGARLSGAISGAGKWAGRAGGALALAGTGYGLYNAWTDDELSTGQKIQASGGAVGSGLGGWGGAVAGAQLGAALGSIVPGLGTAIGAAVGGIGGGLAGAWAGGNVGDRLGELLSQWTGAEPAKATLDITVTDDRVKVSRVNQRGFDNVDVDTGPYMPGVGR
- a CDS encoding phage tail assembly protein, which gives rise to MADNITFPLVTGLPVGDEFLRDVTLREVRAGDIIEAQEEAEKLVHTPGGPALVASPTLLGLGVLRRQIVSIGNVQGPISLKELKRLTPHDLGMIQAEADRLDAAVAMALARQGADRGRSDGAHE
- a CDS encoding phage tail tube protein; protein product: MQVTGKAIIRVDGTELRTQDGATLNPGGEKREAQVGNGKVHGYKEETQAPELECQVFHTADLSLKALGAITSATVMFETDTGAVFVLREAFVTDVPSLNVKDGTVGLKMSAISCDEGA